From Columba livia isolate bColLiv1 breed racing homer chromosome 5, bColLiv1.pat.W.v2, whole genome shotgun sequence, one genomic window encodes:
- the NFKBIA gene encoding NF-kappa-B inhibitor alpha: MRSAAAAAAHSQHSRSSAAMISARRPVEPPVMEGYEQAKKERQGGFPLDDRHDSGLDSMKEEEYRQLVKELEDIRLQPREPPAWAQQLTEDGDTFLHLAIIHEEKALSLEVIRQTAGDSAFLNFQNNLSQTPLHLAVITDQPEIAEHLLKAGCDLEIRDFRGNTPLHIACQQGSLRSVSVLTQYCQPHHLLAVLQATNYNGHTCLHLASIQGYLAIVEYLLSLGADVNAQEPCNGRTALHLAVDLQNSDLVSLLVKHGADVNKVTYQGYSPYQLTWGRDNASIQEQLKQLTTADLQMLPESEDEESSESEPEFTEDELIYDDCCIGGRQLAF; this comes from the exons ATGCGaagcgccgccgccgccgccgctcacTCGCAGCACAGCCGAAGCTCCGCCGCCATGAtcagcgcccgccgccccgtAGAACCGCCGGTTATGGAGGGCTACGAGCAAGCGAAGAAAGAGCGTCAAGGCGGGTTCCCGCTCGACGATCGCCACGACAGCGGCTTGGACTCCATGAAGGAGGAGGAGTACCGGCAGCTGGTGAAGGAGCTGGAGGACATACGCCTGCAGCCCCGCGAGCCGCCCGCCTGGGCACAGCAGCTGACGGAGGACGGGGACAC ttttctcCACTTGGCGATTATTCACGAGGAAAAAGCCCTGAGCCTGGAGGTCATCCGGCAGACAGCCGGGGACTCTGCTTTCCTGAACTTCCAGAACAACCTCAGCCAG ACTCCTCTTCACCTAGCAGTGATCACCGATCAGCCTGAAATTGCTGAGCATCTTCTGAAGGCTGGATGCGACCTGGAAATCAGGGACTTCCGAGGAAATACCCCCCTGCACATTGCCTGCCAGCAGGGCTCCCTCAGGAGCGTCAGCGTCCTCACGCAGTACTGCCAGCCGCACCACCTCCTCGCTGTCCTGCAGGCCACCAACTACAACG GACATACATGTCTCCATTTGGCATCCATTCAAGGATACCTGGCTATTGTTGAATACTTGCTGTCCTTGGGAGCAGATGTAAATGCTCAG GAGCCATGCAATGGCAGAACAGCACTACATTTGGCTGTCGACCTGCAGAATTCTGACCTGGTGTCGCTTCTGGTGAAACATGGGGCAGATGTGAACAAAGTGACCTACCAGGGCTATTCCCCCTATCAGCTCACATGGGGAAGAGACAACGCCAGCATACAGGAACAGCTGAAGCAGCTGACCACAGCCGACCTGCAGATGTTGCCAGAAAGTGAGGATGAGGAAAGCAGTGAATCGGAGCCTGAATTCACagaggatgaa cTTATATATGATGACTGCTGTATTGGAGGAAGACAGCTGGCATTTTAA